TCAACAGAAGTATCGGTTATCATTTGTCGCGAACAATTTTCTTGTTTTGCGTGATAATGTTGGGAAATCTGTTTTCTGAAAAAGTTTTGAGCCAATCATTGCCAAAGGGAAAATTCCTGTCGGATAGTATTGAGGTTGGAAAACCTTTTTTTTATGCGCTGAGTTTTAGACATCCGCCTAAAACCGAAGTTTTTTTTCCGGACACAACCTATAATTTTTCAACTTTTGAAGTTCTTTCAAAGAAAAATTTCACTTCAAGTACCGACCAGAAAGGAAGTCTTGATAGCGCCGTTTATCAATTGGTAACCTTTAACATTACGCCAGGACAAACACTGAAAATACCTGTTTTTATTTTTAACGGAAAAGATTGCACTGCGATTTTTACAACAACGGATTCTATTTTTTTACGAAAAAGTAATTTTAAGGGCATCACAGATACCACTTCTTTAAAACCTGAAATCGGTTTATTGCCGCTAAGTCATGAGTTCAATTTTTCAATATTTATCGGTTTTTTAACACTGGCTATTGGCGTAGCAGGAAGTGTTTACTGGCTTTTTGGAAGTGATATTTACAAACAATGGCAATTGTTTAAACTGCAACGGAGGCATATGGAATATAATCGTTCCTATAATCGTTTGCTGAAAAATGCCAGAGAACATAACGATATTAAAGACGCGGAAAAAGCAATTATCGTCTGGAAAAATTACCTGGAACGGTTGGAAAAAAAACCTTTTGCAACCTATACCACCAGAGAAATTATGGATAATATGCCCGACGAAGGACTGGCCGTGGCGCTAAAAAATATGGATGGAATCATTTATGGACAAGTAAAGTCCAAAGAAATGGATAAATCACTCGAAGTATTGAAAATGGGAGCGATGCGTCTCTATCGAAATAAACGCAGACAGATTCTGGAAAATAATACACCTTCTGAGATCTGATTATGGAACAATGGTTTTCGCTGAAATGGTTTACACTGGATATGCTCAGGTCTTACGAGTGGGTTTATCCATACTTTTTGTATGCTCTTCCCGCTATTCCGTTTTTATTCTGGCTGAGAAGTGCATTTCATCGAAAACATCGTCAGCGGCTTGTTATTACTTACAATAAGGAGCGGTCGAGAATGGATTGGCTGACGCTTTTAAGATTTTTCCAACCGGTTTGTATTGCGATAGCGCTTGCATTAATTCTTGTGGCGTTAGCACGTCCGCAAATTGTTTCAGAAAGAACGGATCAGTTTTCGGAGGGAATTGATATAATGCTTTTGATTGATATTTCGGAATCCATGCTGGAAAAGGATCTGAGTCCTAACCGTTTGGAAGCGGCGAAAAAAGTAGCCAGACAATTTATTCAGGGACGTTTACAAGACCGGATCGGGCTCATTATTTTTGCCGGAGAAGCCGTATCTCTTTGTCCGCTTACTACGGATTACGAATTGTTATATGGTTTTCTGGATGAAATTGAACCAACCATGATCCCGACAGCCGGAACGGCAATTGGCAGCGCACTGGCAGTTGCCGTAAACCGCATGCGGGAAACTTCGGGTGAAAGTAAAGTTGCCATATTAATTAGCGACGGTGATAATACTTCCGGGAATCTTGGTCCGACGACAGCTGCACAATTGGCAAAAGCTTTTGGCGTTCGGGTTTACAGTATTTCGGTAGGAAAAACCACAAAATTGATAAAAGCTTCCGACAGTTTAAACGTTTCAAATTCGGCTGTGGATGAAAGTGAATTACAGAAAATTGCAGATTTAGGAGACGGGAAATATTTTCGTGCAACTGATAATACGGCACTTGGATCTGTTTTCAAACAAATAAATCAGATTGAAAAAGTAAAATCGCGGAATGTGGTTTCCCGTGATGTGAGTGATTATTATCGTGTTTATCTCTATTGGGCCGTGACGCTGCTCTTGATTGCTTTGAGCACAAAGAGTACCTTTATGGCTAATATTCTTGAAGACTGATGTTAAAATCGTATTACAACAAAGACGTCCGTGAAGCGGGATTGGATGAAGTGGGACGTGGTTGTCTGGCCGGACCGGTGGTTGCTGCGGCTGTAATTCTGCCATTGGACTATACCCATGAATTTCTTAACGATTCAAAACAACTTACCCGGGTTCAGCGAGAAATTTTACAGGAAGAAATTATGCGGGAAG
The sequence above is drawn from the Dyadobacter subterraneus genome and encodes:
- a CDS encoding vWA domain-containing protein, whose protein sequence is MEQWFSLKWFTLDMLRSYEWVYPYFLYALPAIPFLFWLRSAFHRKHRQRLVITYNKERSRMDWLTLLRFFQPVCIAIALALILVALARPQIVSERTDQFSEGIDIMLLIDISESMLEKDLSPNRLEAAKKVARQFIQGRLQDRIGLIIFAGEAVSLCPLTTDYELLYGFLDEIEPTMIPTAGTAIGSALAVAVNRMRETSGESKVAILISDGDNTSGNLGPTTAAQLAKAFGVRVYSISVGKTTKLIKASDSLNVSNSAVDESELQKIADLGDGKYFRATDNTALGSVFKQINQIEKVKSRNVVSRDVSDYYRVYLYWAVTLLLIALSTKSTFMANILED